The genomic region TATTAAAGAATTTATTAGGAGCGCAAGTATTCTTTCTAAAATATGTTGATTATCTTAACAGTGGAGATGGAAGTGTAAAAGAGAAGGTAATCCCATTACTTATAAATAATGCTGATTCTCCTATCACAACAAATAATGATGTAAAGATATTACTAAATGGTGATGAAACATTTAAGGAAATTATTAGAGCAATAAAGTGTGCAAAGCATCATATACATATGGAGTACTTTATAATAAAGGACAGTGATATTGGGAGAAGGATTCAAACGCATCTTATTAAGAAAGCTAAGGAAGGGGTAGAGGTTAGACTTATCTATGATGCAGTAGGATCATGGGAGCTTAACAAAGATTTCTTTAAACCGATGATAGAGGTTGGAATTAAAGTTAAGGCGTTTTTGCCTGTTACTCTTCCTTTCTTCGGTAGTCGTTTGAATTATAGGAATCACAGAAAAGTATTAGTAGTAGATGGTAAGATAGGTTTTTTAGGGGGTCTAAATGTAGGAGATGAATACTTAGGAAAAGAAAAAAAGTTTGGTTTTTGGAGAGACACACATCTAAAAATTACTGGAGAGGCCATATATGTCTTGCAAGTAATATTTCTTAGGGATTGGTTTTTCGTAAGTAAGGAAGAATTGGAAAGCAAAGAGTATTTTCCAAGTCAAGGTTATTGCGGGATAACACCAGTACAAATAACTGCTAGTGGACCGGATGTTTATTGGCAATCAATACACCAAGGTATTTTTACTGCTATAAGCTCTGCAAATAAGTGCATATATATAACTACACCATATTTAGTTCCAGACGAATCAATATTACTTGCCTTAAAAACCGCTGCATTAAGAGGCGTAGATGTTAGAGTTTTAATGCCTCATAAGCCGGATCATAGGACAGTTTTCTGTGCATCTAAATCATATTACATGGAATTACTAGAAACAGGAGTTAAAATATATCAGTATAAGAAAGGATTTATTCATAGTAAAACAATTGTCATAGATGATGATTTTACGACAATAGGTACAACTAATATAGATATTAGAAGTTTTCAACTAAATTTTGAGGTTAATGCTTTCGTTTATAATAGTGAAATTAGTGCTGAGATGAAAAAACACTATTTTGAAGATTTAAAGGATAGTACTGAAATAACATTAGAAGAATTAAGCAAGAGATCAGTTTTTGATAGAATGAAGGAATCTTTAGCAAGGTTATTCTCACCAATACTTTAATCGGTAATATAAGTAAAAGTGGACAAATGTCAGTTCAAATGTCCACTTTTTAAGTCTTATTTTAATAAAGATTTGGCTTTTTCTATTTGTCTTCTAACTTCGCTTCTAGCTGTACCACCGTAAGTAGATCGACGATCGACTGCAGATTCTGGAGTAAGAATATCGAAAATATCATTATCAAATATTTCATGATGATTTTTCCACTCTTCAATAGTTAAATTTTCTAAGTCTTTATTGTTTCTAATACAATATTGAACTAGGTTTCCAACGATATGATGAGTATCTCTAAAAGGTACTCCCTTTAGAACTAAGTATTCTGCTACGTCAGTAGCTAGTAAGAACCCCTTATTTAAATGTTTTTTCACTTCCTCTTCTTTAACTTGTATTTCCGAAATTAATGGAGTTAGAACATCTAAAATAATATTTACTGTTTCGATTGAATGAAAAACAGGACGTTTGTCCTCTTGGAGATCTCTATTATATGTTAAGGGTAATCCCTTCATATTAACCATCAAATCGTAAAGGCTACTCAAAATACCACTGGTTTTCCCACGGGCAATTTCTAAGGCATCAGGGTTTTTCTTGTTTGGCATCATACTAGAACCAGTACAAAATGCATCAGGAAGTTCTATAAAGTTGAACTCTGAAGTTCCCCAAATAATTAAATCTTCGCACAGTCGGCTAGTGTGTAAAGCAAAGGTAGATGCAGCAAATAGAAACTCTAATAAATAATCCCTATCTGAAACTGTGTCTAAACTGTTTTCAGTTATAAAGGCGAAGTTTAGTTCATTTTTTGTAAATTCTCTATCTATAGGCAAGGTAGAACCTGCTAAGGCTCCAGCGCCTAAAGGACTAAAGTTAGTAGTTTCATAGGCAGATGTAAACCTTTTTAAATCCCTATTGAATTTCCAAAAATATGCCATCCAATAATGGCCTAAAGAGATGGGTTGTGCATGCTGTAAGTGAGTAAAACCAGGAACAATGATATCTACATCAGCATTTGCCTTCTCAATTAATATCTTTAGTAGGGCCGTCATCTTTTCTTGAATAAGCAAAATTGCATCCTTCATAAATAGTCTGTAGTCCGTTGCAACTTGATCATTTCTTGATCTGCCTGTATGTATTTTAGCTCCTAGAGGACCTAATTTTTCAATTAAACGAGCCTCTATATTCATATGTACATCTTCTAAAGCGATTTTAGGTATTAAAGTACCATCATGTATTTCCTTTTCAATTTCATCGAAGGCACTTAATATTTGCTCTAATTCTTGGGTTGTTAAAATTCCGATATGTGTTAACATTTTTGCCTGAGCTTTGTTTCCGATAATATCATGTTTATAGAAACGCCAGTCCATATCTATAGATTGACTAAATTGTTGCATAATTTCCGCTGGAGAGCTAGCAAATCTTCCACTCCAAAGGGCTTTATTTTCATTTTGATTGTTCATAACTTAATATTTCCTCCTTAGCATAAGACATTTAAATTCATTGATTATTATATACAAATAGACTATATTACATAACTATAAAAGTCAACTGAATAAATATGCATAAATAATTAAAAATTTAACCTAGAGCTACTTTTCTAACCATACTCCTTATGTTAAAATAATGAGTAATTATTCAGCTTAATTTAAGGAGGTTTGTGATGGAACTTCATCAGTTGTTTTATATCCAAAGTCAATTAGACAAAAAAATTGCTGCCAATCATAATTTATATAAACAGGATTTAACTTCATCTAAAATATTGGCGCTTTTAGTTGAGTTAGGAGAGCTAGCAAATGAAACGAGATGTTTTAAGTTTTGGAGCTTAAAAGGTCCTTCTGAAAAGGAAAAGATTATTGAAGAATATGTAGATTGTTTACATTTTATTTTAAGTATTGGGCTTGATAATGGATTTGTATTTACAAATATTGAAGTTACACCGAAAGAAGGTAATTTAGTAGATCATTTTCAGTCTGTATTCTCTAAAACTATACAAATTAAAGAGGATTTAACAGATGAAAAATATTTGGCGTTGTTTACAGATTTTCTGTCCCTGAGTCATTCATTAGGATTTAGTTACGAAGATATTTTCAAATCTTATATGATGAAGAATGAAATTAACCATAAGCGACAAGCAGAGGGGTATTAAAAAATACAGCATTTGTATGCTGTATTTTTTAATATGATAATTTAATTCTTAAGAGGTGAAACCATATCTTTTATAAACTCTTTTATTTCTTCTAAATTACAATTAGATTCTTCAATTTTATTTACTAAGGCAGAGCCAACAATAATTCCATCCACATGGGTTTTTAGTTCATCAATAGTAGCTTTATTGGAGATTCCAAATCCAAGTGCTAAAGGAAGATCAGTATATTGACGTACACTATTTAAAAATGAGCTTAAGTCTTTATTAAAGTCCTTGCGAATTCCAGTTACCCCGAGGGAGGAGACACAATATACAAAGCCTTTACAGTCACTAACTATTTTTTCTATCCTATTATTAGAAGTAGGTGTTACTAAAGGTATGAGTGAGATATCTGTTTCTTTTATTAAACTTAAAAGCTCATCTCTTTCCTCGTAGGGTAGGTCTGGAATAATTAGGCCGTTAACATTTGCTTTTAGGCATTTTTCAATAAACCCAGAGGCTCCACTTGCTAGTATTGTATTAAAATAAACTAATATAACAATTGGAATATTTGTTTTCTTCCGTAGGTTTAATATTGAGTTAAAGACTTGATTTACTTTTGTACTATTTAGTATGGATTTTTGAGCTGCACTTTCTATAACTGGCCCATCAGCTAAGGGATCGGAAAAAGGTATTCCAATTTCTATTATGTCAGCACCTTCGTGCTCTAGAAGTAAAATAAGCTCTTCGGTTTTCTCTAGAGTAGGATGACCCGCAACAATAAAAGGTATAAAAGCTACTTTATTTAAGGACTTTAATTTTTTGAAAGTGTTTTCAATTATATTCATTTTGTTTTCCTCCTCCACTTTTTTATATATTCTCCAAAACTGTATGGACATCCTTATCACCACGGCCTGAAAGGTTAATAACTATAATATGAGATTTATGTTTTGTAGGGGCAAGTTTTAAGGCATATGCTAAGGCATGGGAGCTCTCTAAAGCAGGAATAACTCCTTCTGTTTTTGCCAAAAGGCCAAAGGCATTCAAAGCTTCCTCATCTGTAATAGAGTGGTACTTTACTCTTTTACTATCCCTTAAAAAAGCGTGCTCTGGCCCGATTCCTGGATAATCTAAACCTGCAGATATAGAATGGGCTGGAAGAATATGTCCTTCACTATCTTGAAGTAAATAGGTTTTCATTCCATGGAGTACTCCTATACTACCTTTAGTTAGAGTAGCTGCATGGTGCTCAGTATCTATGCCTAAGCCTGCAGCCTCAACACCAATCATTTCAACTTCAGTATCTTCAAGAAACGGGTAAAATAGACCCATAGCATTACTTCCACCACCTACACAGGCGATGAGGGTATTAGGAAGCCTATTTTCCTTCTCTAAAACCTGTTTTTTTGTCTCTTCTCCTATAATTTTTTGAAAGTTTCTAACCATAAGGGGATATGGATGAGGTCCCACAACAGAGCCAATAATATAAAAGGTATCATCCACTTTAGCAACCCACTCTCTAATGGCTTCATTAGTTGCGTCCTTTAAAGTTCTTGTACCAGAGGTAACTGAAACAACCTTTGCCCCTAATAGTTCCATACGGAATACATTAAGCTTTTGCCTACGTATATCCTCCTCGCCCATAAACACGGTACATTCCATACCAAATAAGGCTGCTGCGGTGGCAGTTGCAACTCCATGCTGGCCTGCTCCAGTCTCTGCTATAACTTTCTTCTTACCCATATATTTAGCTAATAGAATTTGACCAATAACGTTATTTATCTTATGAGCACCCGTATGGTTTAGATCTTCTCTCTTAAGATAGATTTTTGCACCACCTAATTTACGAGTTAATCTCTCTGCATAATAGAGGGAAGTTGGACGGCCAACATACTCTTTTAAATAATATATATATTCTTTTTTAAAGGACTCGGTAGTACTATAGGTTAAATATGCATTTTCTAATTCTTCAAGGGCATTCATTAAAGTTTCAGGTACATACTGTCCCCCAAAGTCACCAAATTTTCTATTTAATATCATTTGCCATCACCCTTCCTATAAATTTATCAATAAGTTGTTGATTTTTTGTATTATCTTTTTCAATTCCGGAGCTTACATCGATTACCTGGGGCTTAACTGTTTTTATAGCTGAACAAACATTATGTTCATTCAAACCACCTGCGAGAATTATATTATGGGTATTTGAAATACCTTTTACTAAATTCCAGTTAAAAGTCTCTCCTGTACCTCCTCTAGAGGTAGGTGAATAGGTATCCAAAAGAAAACCTATGGGTGATTTGTAACTATTTAAGACATTAACAGATTCCATTGATTTTACTGAAATACTTTTCCATAGGGGAGCTATAATGCATCTACAGTAATCTTCAGTCTCATTTCCATGGAGCTGGACTAAATCTAAACCGTATTTATCTACAATATAATTAATAGTCGATATAGATTCATTAACAAAGACCCCAACTGTCTTAATATCCTTTCTGAGACTATCCTTTAAACTAGCGAAGTGATTTGTTGAAATTTGTCTTTTACTTGGGGCAAATACAAAGCCCACATAATCTATAGGAAAATTATTTATAATATTTATTTCTTCTAAAGTACGAATTCCACAAAGCTTAATTTTAGGTACCATATGCCTCAATCAGCTCCTTAGCTTTATCTTTTATATTAGTTGCTTTCATAAAGCCTTCCCCGACTAAAATTGCATCAATATTTGTTTTTCTTAGAACCTGTACATCCTTAGAGTTACTTATACCACTTTCGCTAACAACTAATATGTTATTAGGAATATATTTTCTTAGCTCAAGAGTTCTATTAATATTTAATGAAAAGTCTTTTAAATTACGGTTATTTATACCTATAATTCTGGCCCTTGCATATAGTGCCTTTGCAATTTCATCTCTGTTATGAACTTCAATTATAGTGTCCAGTCCTAGGGAGTAGGCAAGACTATTAAAGTGCCTCAATTTATTCTCATCTAATATTGAAGCAATTAGTAGTATACAACTTGCCCCTAAATATTTAGATTCATATATTTGGTATGGATCAACTATAAACATGAGTTATGCAGTTCGTGTAAATAAATGTAAATAAGACTGATGTATCGTATATTATAATATACTAAAAAATATTTTTGTTTTATATGTCTTGAAATAGCAAAAAAGACTTGACTTTTTAAACCCGCCCCAATAATCAAAGTGAATGGTATTAATAGCCATTACTCTTGATGAATGGGTGATAAATATGACTCTTGGGAAACCGAAATATAGAAATTTACAACAAGGAAATGGGGGCGGAACGCCAGTTTTAAAAGCAATTTGGGATAAATTTGATTTTTCACTTCTGCTTACGCAATCGGGTATTGTAAAACGTAATGGTGTACCCACTTGGCTTATTGCTTTTGCTTATGTGGTAGGACTTATTGCTAATAAAAATTCTGTCTCACGTATTTCTGATTATGCTACTAAGGATAGCTTATTACAACCGATGTTTCGGAATCTTAAAATGGCTCAATATACCTTTAGCCGCTTTTTTACAACTGATTATAATTGGGGTTTATTTAGTTTTAAAAGAGTACAAAGACTACAACAAGAAGAAGAAACTGCATTTACTGAAGGAGATGTTATTGTACTTGATGATACAAAGGTGGCTCATGCCCATGGAAAGAAAATCCCTTTCCTTTGTTGGTTATATGATAGCTCCATTAAAATAAATATCTGGTGTATGAATATAGTTGCTACAACTGTTGTATTAAAGAACGGACTTAAATATCCATTGTTTTGGCGTATTTGGCGTAAGGTAGAAAATAGCGATGAAAAACAGACAAAAATAGATCTTTCAAAAGAAATGCTAATGGATATTCGCCGGATTTACACAGGGGTACTATGGGTTGCCATGGACCGCCGGTTTTTATGCAAAGACTTTTTAATTGGCTCACAGATCATCAATATGATTGGGTTACTAAGGCAAAACGTAATACAGCACTTTATCGAAAAGAAATTGAGAATATTACAGGCCGAGAACGCTTTATCCCTGTAAAGCCTTCAATGCTTATTAAAGAAGTTTTTTTCAAACTTCTTATTAGTGGTCTTAAAAGATAAAGTAAGTGCTATATCCATACCTAATATTTATATCAAGTTACCCTACCGTTTAGTTGGAAAGCAGGGTAAAGTAGTAACTAAGTATCGTTATACGCCTATTTAAAAGCAGTTGTAGCTACAAGACTCAAAGAAGATACTGAAATGATGAAGGATGAATTTGAGAAAAACAAAGAGGTTGCGGCTACATATCGTGGGGCTTACCTTTTGATTAGTAATAGGGTCGATAATCCTGAAGAAGCTTTAGATGCATATATTAAGCGTTGGAGCATTGAGGTTTTTTTTAGAACTGCAAAACAAGAACTGGGGTTGAATTCTTGCCACTCAACGTCGGAAAGTCATCATTACGCCCATATTGAGCTCATTTTTACAGCAGAAACTTTACTTGTCTATGCAAGATGGGAACTCAATAATAAAGGCGCTGAAGAAGGCTTCACCCACGGCGAAATGGTCCGAAACTTTTTCAACGCCACATACCGTATCGTTATAAAAGCACAGCAATGCTTTCAAACTATACAAGTACATTTTGACACAGAAGTTAGGCAATTTGCAAGACTTATTGATAAATTTTGGCCGAAGAATTTATTGTTAGGTTGGTTTACTGTGCAAAATTCCCAGTATATGGAGTCAATTGCATAACTCATGCTATAAAGTCTTTTCTAAGAAGAGGAAGCTGGGTCATAGCTGATATATCTTTTAAATAATTAGGACTTCCCTTAAAGAAGTGTTCTTCGGTTAATACTGAAATACAGTTAACGCTAGTTGAATAGTCCTTAACTATTTGTCTAATATTAAAGTGCTCACTTATAACTCCTTTAGAAGGAGAGGCCTGCTTAACTTCACCAATTATAGATAAGCCATCCTTTGAGATTGATTCATAAAAGCTATTAGGCTGATTAATATTAGATATACTAGCTAATAAAATTGGAAGTGGAAAACGTTGTTTTTGTATTTTAACAGTCTCTTTTTTCTTTTTAACAATCATATCTAAAATCATAATAATAACCTCGTTTCTTCAACATAATCTGTTAATTTCCTATAAGCTGCACCACTATCTAATAAATTAGAGGCTAAAGTAATGCCATCTCTAAAGTTATCAACCTTCCTTCCGATATAAAGGGCCGCAGCGCTATTAAGTAGCAAGATGTCACGCTTTGGGCCTTGTTCCCCTAAAAATATTGATTTTATGATCTTCCCATTTTCTCTTGCATCACCACCATTTAAATCCTCGTGTTTACAAAGAGTGAATCCGTAATCTTTAGGATTTAAATAGTAAGTAAATATTTTATTTTCTCTAAGCTCCGTTATTTTTGTATCAGTAGTTACAGTAATTTCATCGATACCATCCATACCATGCACGACTAATGCATGCTTTGTTCCAAGGTTTTTAAGAACGTGAGCTAAAGGCTCTGTTAGACTTTCTTCAAATACTCCTAGTACTTGGGCTTTCGCAGAGGCTGGATTAGACAAAGGTCCTAAAATGTTAAAAATAGTTCTAAATCCCAGTTCCTTTCGAGTCTCTGCCACATGCTTCATCGCAGAATGGAAATTTGGTGCAAATAGAAATCCTAAATTGTGATTTAAAATACAGTGCTCTACTTGAGTGGGGGATAGATAAATATTCGCTCCTAAGGCTTCTAAAACATCTGCGGATCCACTTTTGCTTGTAACAGAACGATTGCCATGCTTCACAACTGGTATGCCAGCGGATGCAGCTATAAAGGCTACGGCTGTTGAAATATTAAAAGTATTGCTATTATCACCACCTGTACCACAGGTATCAATTGTGTATAGATCATTTAAATCTATTGAAGAGCACTTTTTTCGTAAAACTTTAGCTCCACCGGTGATTTCTTCTATTGTTTCTCCCTTTAGTTTAAGAGCTGTTAAGAAGCTACTTATTAAGGTTGGGCTTACTAATCCGCTCATAATCTCATTTAAAGCTTCAGTCATCTCATACTCTGATAAGCTAATACCATGGACTAATTTATTTATTGAATCTTTAATCATGGAAGCACTCCCCTTTAACAAAGTTTTCAATAATTTTATTGCCACAGTCAGTTGTTATAGACTCAGGATGGAATTGAAGGCCGATTAAAGGGTATTCCTTATGCTGTATTGCCATTAGCTCACCATTAGTGGTAGATGATAATACTTCAAAGGAATCTGGTAATGTATTCTGATCCACCACTAAAGAGTGATATCTCGTAACTGTTAAAGGACTAATAATACCCCTAAAAATACTCTTACCCTTATGAGTAATGTAGCTAGTTTTACCATGATATAATTCCTTAGCATAAGTGATATTTGCCCCAAAGGCTGCTCCAATACACTGATGCCCTAAACAGACTCCAAGAATAGGTATATGTGGTGACAGTTCCTTTATAATCTCAATACAATTACCTGCCTCTTTAGGAGATTTAGGGCCAGGAGAAATAACTATTTTACTTGGGGATAAATTTAAAATATCCCTAGGTTTTAATTTGTCATTTCTAAACACCTTAACTTCATCATATACACCTAAATATTGATATAGATTATAGGTAAAAGAATCATAATTATCTATTAATAGAATCACAGAAATTCCTCCTCTTTAACAAAATTCAATTGCTTTAACTAAGGATTGTATTTTGTTTTTACATTCTTCATATTCATTTTCTGGGATGGAATCAGCAACTATTCCAGCACCAGCCTGTAGAAATACTTTGTTTTCCTTAATAACCATAGTACGTATAGCGATACACATATCTAAGTCACCATCAAAGCTAAAGTATCCAACGGCACCCCCATAGGGCCCTCGTTTTTCCTCTTCAAGTTCTTCTATAATTTCCATAGCACGTATTTTAGGAGCTCCAGAAAGGGTTCCGGCAGGTAAAAAATGAGATAGAATTGAAAAGCTATCTTCCGTTTCCTTTTTAATTCCTTCAACCGTTGAAACAATATGCATAACATGGGAATAATTATGGACATCCATAAAGTTTGTTACTTTAACAGAACCAATTTTAGAAATTCGCCCCATATCATTTCTCGCTAAATCTACTAACATGACGTGTTCTGCCCGCTCTTTATAATCATTCAAAAGTTCTTCTTTTAAATACTCATCCTCTTCCTTTGTTTTTCCTCTTTTTCTAGTACCTGCAATCGGACAAGTGTATACATTGTCACCTCGAACCTCAACTAGCATTTCAGGAGAACTACCAACTAACTGATAATCACCAAAATTAAAGTAAAACAAATAGGGGGATGGATTAATTTCTCTAAGCTGTCTGTATAAGGTAAAGGGCTTTTTATTAGTTTCTACACACCATCTTTGAGAAAGAACTACTTGAAAAATATCACCTTCTTTAATGTAATCTTTGGCTTTGTTTACTTTCTCAATAAACTCGTACTTAAAACTATCTAAATTTTCTATTACATTTAATGTAGGTGTTGTTTTATCTAGAGTAGATGAGGAATTTAATTGGGTAGAAAGCTCTTTCTCAATAGCTTTTAATCTTGAGAGCCCCCTATGCTTACCTAACTCTGAATTTTCCTCTAAAACAACTAGGTGTATTTGACTATGAAAGTGATCGTATACTATGACTTCCTTAACAACCATAAGATGAATATCTGGTAGCTTTAATGTATCCATATTAGTAGTAGGTAATTTTTCATGTTGCTTAACTATGTCATAAGCAATCATACCTACAGCTCCACCAATAAACGGAATATTTGACTTATTTTCGACTAAATAATTACTTAAGTAATTTTTAATTAGGTCTAAGCTATTTCCAGTGAGGTTCACTTCATTGCCTTCATTAAAAATTGATAGTTTTGTTCCACAACCTTTAATAATTGTTTTAGGATACTTGCTTATAAAGGAAAATCTCCCTCTTATAGGGTCCTTGCTTTCTAGAAGAAAGCCTGGGGCTTCCTTTACGTATCGTTCATATAAAGTAATTGGGGTATCCCTATCTCCCGATAGAGTTTTAATATAGGGTATAAGACATTGAGTTGTATCCATTTTAAATTCTCCCTTCACTTAAAAATATAAATAAAAAAGACCATTCCTATCCCATATATGGGACGAAATGGTCGTTAAATCGCGGTGCCACCCAATTTAGCAATTGCTATAGACCTTGGGATTGTCGTAAGAAAATAAAAAGCACTTCATCCCTTTTGGGACGAAATGCTGAATTTCGTTATGCCACCCAATGCTTATAAGCATTTGCTCACTTAATCAGATACAGAGTTTAAAACTCGATATCATACCTCTATAACGTGAGGACACGGCATCGGCTACTATAATTCACCTAGCATCTCATAGATCCATTCCTTCTATACCTTTGTACCGGACCTTTCACCAGACGCCGGCTCGCTAAAACAAATTTATAAAAGTACTACTTCTAATCATCGACTTATATATAATTTAATTTAGTATACAATATAAAAAAGAAGATGTAAATATACTTTTTTAAAAATTCACACTTTTCAGAAATTAACAAATAAAATTTTTAAAAAACATATTGTAAGAGTAGAAAACTTATGCTAAACTGTTCATGTGGCATAAACAAATGTCTATGATATGAAAAAGGATGAGGCCTAATGATAAATAAGGATGGAAATACATATTACATTGTAAATGCAAAGGCGTTACCAGATATATTTATAAAAACCATGGAAGTAAAGGAATTACTTAAAAGGGGAGAGGTTACAACTATACACGATGCGGTTGAGCAGGTGGGTATTAGTAGAGGGGCATACTATAAATATAAGGATTACATTTTTCCTTTTTATGAACTAAGTCAAGGCAAAATTATTACATTCGCATTAATATTAGAGCATGCTTCCGGAATACTATCCGAAGTCCTAAACCAAATTGCAAAGGCTGGAGGGAGTATACTAACTATAAATCAAAACATTCCTGCCCATGGAATAGCAAATGTAACGATTTCTTTAGAAACAAAGAATATGAATATGAATATTGAAGAATTAATTAATTCAATTAAAAAGCTTCAAGGTGTTAAAGAGGTCAATATATTAGGGAAAGAGTAATAACTTTTCCAAATATATTGATTTTTATATATTTTAAATTTGTATAATTAGGAGGAGCATTTAGATGAAGAAGGTAAAAGTAGCATTGTTAGGTTTTGGTACAGTTGGAACTGGTACATGGCAAATTATTAATGATAATAGGGAAGAGATTGTAAAGCATTGTGGCTATGAAATAGAGATTTCTAAAATCCTAGTACAGGATACTACTAAAAAAAGAAATATTGATATTCCTGAAGATGTTCTTACATCAAATTTTGATGATATAGTAAACGACGAGGAAATAGAAATGGTAGTAGAGTTAATGGGAGGCATAGATCAGGCAAAGGAATACATTTTAGAAGCTATAAAACGTAAAAAACATATAGTTACTGCCAATAAGGCCCTTATAGCAAACTTCGGTAAAGAAATAATTGAAGCTGCTGAACAAGAGGATGTGAAGTTCTTTTATGAAGCAAGTGTGTGCGGCGGTATTCCAATTATCCACTCAATAAAGGAAAGCTTAACTGGAAATAAAATTCAGGAAATTATCGGAATTGTAAATGGAACAACAAACTTTATTTTAACTAAAATGACTAAGGAAAAGGCTTCGTTCAAAGATGTTTTAAAGGAAGCTCAGGATTTAGGTTATGCAGAGGCGGACCCTACAGCTGATATAGAAGGATATGATGCGGCTCATAAATTAACTATTTTAGCATCTCTGGCATTTAATACTCCAGTGATCTTTGATGAAGTATATAGAGAAGGTATTTCTAGAATTGATAAAATTGATATTGAGTATGCAGAACAAATGGGATATATAATTAAGCTATTGGCAATTGCAAAGGAAAAAGAAGGGGAGCTAGAGCTAAGAGTTCATCCAACCTTTATCTCTAAATATCATCCATTGGCTTCAGTAAATGATTCTTTTAATGCAGTATTCTTAAAGGGGAATGCTGTAGGGGAGCTAATGTTTTATGGACGTGGGGCAGGAGATTTACCTACAGGAAGTGCAGTAGTTGGGGATATAGTATCTATT from Serpentinicella alkaliphila harbors:
- the trpA gene encoding tryptophan synthase subunit alpha, encoding MNIIENTFKKLKSLNKVAFIPFIVAGHPTLEKTEELILLLEHEGADIIEIGIPFSDPLADGPVIESAAQKSILNSTKVNQVFNSILNLRKKTNIPIVILVYFNTILASGASGFIEKCLKANVNGLIIPDLPYEERDELLSLIKETDISLIPLVTPTSNNRIEKIVSDCKGFVYCVSSLGVTGIRKDFNKDLSSFLNSVRQYTDLPLALGFGISNKATIDELKTHVDGIIVGSALVNKIEESNCNLEEIKEFIKDMVSPLKN
- the argH gene encoding argininosuccinate lyase, with translation MNNQNENKALWSGRFASSPAEIMQQFSQSIDMDWRFYKHDIIGNKAQAKMLTHIGILTTQELEQILSAFDEIEKEIHDGTLIPKIALEDVHMNIEARLIEKLGPLGAKIHTGRSRNDQVATDYRLFMKDAILLIQEKMTALLKILIEKANADVDIIVPGFTHLQHAQPISLGHYWMAYFWKFNRDLKRFTSAYETTNFSPLGAGALAGSTLPIDREFTKNELNFAFITENSLDTVSDRDYLLEFLFAASTFALHTSRLCEDLIIWGTSEFNFIELPDAFCTGSSMMPNKKNPDALEIARGKTSGILSSLYDLMVNMKGLPLTYNRDLQEDKRPVFHSIETVNIILDVLTPLISEIQVKEEEVKKHLNKGFLLATDVAEYLVLKGVPFRDTHHIVGNLVQYCIRNNKDLENLTIEEWKNHHEIFDNDIFDILTPESAVDRRSTYGGTARSEVRRQIEKAKSLLK
- a CDS encoding dUTP diphosphatase, translating into MELHQLFYIQSQLDKKIAANHNLYKQDLTSSKILALLVELGELANETRCFKFWSLKGPSEKEKIIEEYVDCLHFILSIGLDNGFVFTNIEVTPKEGNLVDHFQSVFSKTIQIKEDLTDEKYLALFTDFLSLSHSLGFSYEDIFKSYMMKNEINHKRQAEGY
- a CDS encoding indole-3-glycerol phosphate synthase TrpC; protein product: MFIVDPYQIYESKYLGASCILLIASILDENKLRHFNSLAYSLGLDTIIEVHNRDEIAKALYARARIIGINNRNLKDFSLNINRTLELRKYIPNNILVVSESGISNSKDVQVLRKTNIDAILVGEGFMKATNIKDKAKELIEAYGT
- the trpB gene encoding tryptophan synthase subunit beta, with translation MILNRKFGDFGGQYVPETLMNALEELENAYLTYSTTESFKKEYIYYLKEYVGRPTSLYYAERLTRKLGGAKIYLKREDLNHTGAHKINNVIGQILLAKYMGKKKVIAETGAGQHGVATATAAALFGMECTVFMGEEDIRRQKLNVFRMELLGAKVVSVTSGTRTLKDATNEAIREWVAKVDDTFYIIGSVVGPHPYPLMVRNFQKIIGEETKKQVLEKENRLPNTLIACVGGGSNAMGLFYPFLEDTEVEMIGVEAAGLGIDTEHHAATLTKGSIGVLHGMKTYLLQDSEGHILPAHSISAGLDYPGIGPEHAFLRDSKRVKYHSITDEEALNAFGLLAKTEGVIPALESSHALAYALKLAPTKHKSHIIVINLSGRGDKDVHTVLENI
- the cls gene encoding cardiolipin synthase, with translation MNAFSSFTWLFTIVVIFVSILIVLDNRNSSRTVAWLLILIFVPVLGLFLYLYIGQNHRKKKTFKIKQKQDYRILKNLLGAQVFFLKYVDYLNSGDGSVKEKVIPLLINNADSPITTNNDVKILLNGDETFKEIIRAIKCAKHHIHMEYFIIKDSDIGRRIQTHLIKKAKEGVEVRLIYDAVGSWELNKDFFKPMIEVGIKVKAFLPVTLPFFGSRLNYRNHRKVLVVDGKIGFLGGLNVGDEYLGKEKKFGFWRDTHLKITGEAIYVLQVIFLRDWFFVSKEELESKEYFPSQGYCGITPVQITASGPDVYWQSIHQGIFTAISSANKCIYITTPYLVPDESILLALKTAALRGVDVRVLMPHKPDHRTVFCASKSYYMELLETGVKIYQYKKGFIHSKTIVIDDDFTTIGTTNIDIRSFQLNFEVNAFVYNSEISAEMKKHYFEDLKDSTEITLEELSKRSVFDRMKESLARLFSPIL
- a CDS encoding phosphoribosylanthranilate isomerase; its protein translation is MVPKIKLCGIRTLEEINIINNFPIDYVGFVFAPSKRQISTNHFASLKDSLRKDIKTVGVFVNESISTINYIVDKYGLDLVQLHGNETEDYCRCIIAPLWKSISVKSMESVNVLNSYKSPIGFLLDTYSPTSRGGTGETFNWNLVKGISNTHNIILAGGLNEHNVCSAIKTVKPQVIDVSSGIEKDNTKNQQLIDKFIGRVMANDIK